In Bradyrhizobium sp. CCBAU 051011, the following are encoded in one genomic region:
- a CDS encoding amino acid ABC transporter permease (The N-terminal region of this protein, as described by TIGR01726, is a three transmembrane segment that identifies a subfamily of ABC transporter permease subunits, which specificities that include histidine, arginine, glutamine, glutamate, L-cystine (sic), the opines (in Agrobacterium) octopine and nopaline, etc.) translates to MSDTTTSNFVRQDLVPERPAPVKTTGFIGFLRTRLFNSPTNILITIVSLLLLWVTVVPAVKFALIDAVWIGKDRTACLPKNPGDVVGACWPFIQAKFSQFIYGFYPEPERWRVNLTFALAAILLIPLLIPRLPGKGPNAILFFVALPVVAFFLLRGGGLGGFGVSWTADLLSGLTSGITNAGVAGINASHPIFGPFLSLLGWIGFLLGVILSYLIWPLTWLRDQIQATGRPVWADLAATAVIVSALLFWLTGAIRAVATTLAIFVGIAVVIAVMGLDSGGLPEVDTRLWGGLLVTLVVSVVGIVASMPVGIALALGRRSTIPLIRIFSIAFIEFWRGVPLITVLFFATYMLPLFVPTGFTIDGLMRALIGIALFAGAYQAEVIRGGLAAIPRGQAEAASALGLSWAKTMALIVMPQALRHVIPGLVNSFIALFKDTSLVSIVALFDLLGQLRASFSDPVWSTPTTLFTGFAFTGIIYFVFCFGMSRYSLFVENRLNAHRRN, encoded by the coding sequence TGTTGCTGCTGTGGGTCACTGTCGTTCCCGCGGTAAAGTTCGCGCTGATTGATGCGGTCTGGATCGGCAAGGACCGCACCGCCTGCCTGCCAAAAAATCCCGGCGACGTGGTCGGCGCCTGCTGGCCGTTCATTCAGGCCAAGTTCTCGCAGTTCATCTACGGATTCTATCCGGAGCCGGAGCGCTGGCGCGTCAATCTGACTTTCGCTCTTGCCGCGATCCTCTTGATACCGTTGCTGATTCCGCGGCTGCCGGGCAAGGGCCCGAATGCCATCCTGTTCTTCGTGGCTTTGCCTGTCGTCGCCTTCTTCCTGCTGCGTGGCGGCGGACTGGGGGGCTTCGGCGTGAGCTGGACGGCGGACCTGCTGTCGGGCCTGACGAGCGGCATCACGAACGCCGGCGTTGCCGGAATTAATGCGAGTCACCCGATCTTCGGACCATTTCTTTCTCTGCTGGGATGGATTGGTTTCCTGCTAGGCGTCATCCTTTCATACCTGATCTGGCCGCTGACTTGGTTGCGTGATCAGATTCAGGCAACTGGCCGCCCGGTCTGGGCCGACCTCGCCGCGACGGCGGTGATCGTGTCGGCGCTGCTGTTCTGGCTGACCGGGGCAATACGCGCCGTCGCCACCACCCTTGCGATTTTCGTTGGCATTGCCGTTGTCATCGCTGTGATGGGGCTCGACAGCGGCGGGCTTCCGGAGGTGGACACAAGGCTCTGGGGTGGCCTGCTGGTGACGCTGGTGGTGTCGGTCGTCGGCATCGTCGCCTCGATGCCGGTCGGCATCGCGCTGGCGCTCGGGCGGCGTTCGACCATTCCGCTAATCCGGATTTTCTCCATTGCCTTTATCGAGTTCTGGCGCGGCGTTCCGCTGATCACTGTGCTGTTCTTCGCGACCTATATGCTGCCGCTGTTCGTTCCGACCGGCTTCACCATCGACGGACTGATGCGCGCCTTGATCGGCATTGCGCTTTTCGCCGGCGCCTACCAGGCCGAAGTCATCCGTGGCGGCCTCGCGGCTATACCGCGCGGACAGGCGGAGGCGGCGAGCGCACTTGGCCTGTCCTGGGCCAAGACCATGGCGCTGATCGTGATGCCGCAGGCGCTCCGCCATGTCATCCCCGGCCTCGTCAACAGTTTCATCGCGCTGTTCAAGGATACCTCGCTGGTCTCGATCGTTGCGCTGTTCGATCTGCTCGGCCAGCTCCGGGCTTCCTTCAGCGACCCGGTCTGGTCGACGCCGACGACGCTGTTCACCGGCTTTGCCTTTACCGGGATCATCTATTTCGTCTTCTGTTTCGGGATGTCGCGTTACTCGCTGTTCGTCGAGAACCGGCTGAATGCCCATCGTCGCAACTGA